The following proteins are co-located in the Primulina tabacum isolate GXHZ01 chromosome 11, ASM2559414v2, whole genome shotgun sequence genome:
- the LOC142517620 gene encoding uncharacterized protein LOC142517620, protein MVRSFVILHPFWYKPKLRTLWHILSSHQIIIPSSEDRPYLVPKGCYTFFQHHLDAGLRFPLCDFLQELSKFYQVHLGLLTPKAFRSICCFAVLFRALDLPLNCTTFSYFLVLAKSKEGPFYVTSRSSHKLFDGAPSHVNDWKKYYFFIQHPKELTCFTDWYPIFTKPDLSKGYKKDKEYLEIKSVLGDRCFSIPQLLSEDLLCHAGLSPAKIKLKEDAGFRVMNAALLREIAKKKAGSSSSASQKSVVLAVTMGTKGDCHAAEKKKTGSCSTTAKRSASSPTAVKKKACSSASAPKRASSPPPRAKPPPPSDKKKASTEPSPSVPQHGSQDF, encoded by the exons ATGGTACGGTCATTTGTCATCCTACATCCCTTCTGGTACAAGCCAAAACTTAGGACGCTGTGGCACATTCTTTCCTCCCATCAGATCATTATTCCTTCCTCTGAGGACCGACCCTATCTAGTCCCTAAGGGCTGTTATACTTTCTTTCAGCACCACCTTGATGCCGGTCTTCGTTTTCCCTTGTGCGATTTCCTCCAAGAGTTGAGCAAGTTCTATCAGGTGCATTTAGGTTTACTCACTCCCAAAGCTTTCCGCTCGATATGCTGCTTCGCCGTGCTATTTAGGGCCTTAGACCTTCCCTTGAACTGCACCACTTTCTCTTACTTCCTGGTTTTAGCCAAGTCTAAAGAAGGACCTTTCTATGTGACCTCCCGGTCTAGCCACAAACTTTTTGACGGGGCCCCCAGTCACGTGAATGActggaaaaaatattacttcttTATCCAGCATCCTAAGGAATTGACTTGTTTCACGGATTGGTACCCTATTTTCACCAAGCCCGACCTTTCCAAAGGTTACAAGAAAGATAAGGAGTATCTGGAGATAAAGAGTGTATTAGGAGACCGATGCTTTAGCATTCCCCAACTTCTATCTGAAGATCTCCTGTGCCATGCCGGGTTAAGTCCCGCGAAAATTAAGCTGAAGGAGGACGCCG GTTTTAGAGTCATGAATGCTGCATTGCTCCGCGAGATTGCGAAAAAGAAGGCTGGGAGTTCATCATCCGCCTCCCAGAAGTCAGTCGTTCTAGCAGTTACGATGGGCACAAAGGGAGACTGTCATGCTGCTGAGAAGAAGAAAACAGGTTCTTGCTCTACTACTGCGAAGAGATCTGCTAGCTCCCCTACTGCTGTGAAGAAGAAGGCATGCTCATCCGCCTCCGCCCCAAAGCGAGCCTCTTCTCCACCTCCTCGAGCCAAGCCTCCTCCTCCGTCTGATAAGAAGAAGGCGTCCACTGAGCCTAGCCCGTCAGTCCCACAGCATGGTTCGCAAGATTTCTGA
- the LOC142519520 gene encoding major allergen Pru ar 1-like, with protein sequence MGVTEINQEFASPIAPGRLFNALILNSNTLLPKLLPQSIKSVEILQGDGRAGSIEQVNFTESSHFKYVKHRINELDKEKLTCKYSMIEGDVLGEKLERIAYDIKFESSDDGGCICKMTSEYHAVEGHEIKEDDIRDGKESAKGIYKVIETYLLQNPHAFA encoded by the exons aTGGGTGTTACCGAAATAAATCAAGAATTTGCTAGCCCCATAGCCCCGGGACGCCTCTTTAATGCTTTAATTCTAAATTCTAACACCCTATTGCCCAAACTCTTGCCACAATCCATCAAAAGTGTCGAAATATTACAAGGAGATGGCAGAGCCGGAAGCATCGAGCAAGTTAATTTTACCGAAT CCAGTCATTTTAAGTATGTGAAGCATCGAATAAATGAGCTAGATAAAGAAAAACTCACCTGCAAATATAGTATGATCGAGGGCGACGTGCTCGGGGAGAAGCTCGAACGTATAGCGTATGACATCAAGTTCGAGTCATCCGACGATGGCGGATGCATCTGCAAGATGACCAGTGAATACCATGCTGTTGAAGGACATGAAATTAAGGAGGATGATATTCGAGACGGCAAGGAGAGTGCAAAGGGCATATACAAAGTTATTGAAACCTACCTTCTTCAGAATCCTCATGCTTTCGCTTAG
- the LOC142518413 gene encoding uncharacterized protein LOC142518413 isoform X2, translating into MHKTALSKGTMVSSHIRDILTAFSPTLDLFALSLGDGRIKIWDTGKGQVQTEFTDIASAESTGIFGKDERGHLSMDYTCMKWLSLDRKKKRKLGSSLLVLGTGSGDVLAVDVSAGQVKWSINNCHPGGVNDISFPANASSIYTAGVDGMVCEITSMSGDLLRKFSAMSRSISSLSVSQDGKRVATAAGQLKIFNSSDRKKLQKFSGHPGQVRCLIFSEDGRYVLSSAMGERYVAIWRIDGSKEKSAYLFLAMDHPAVFLDCRCFNSGEEDDTVLSVLAITEMGICYFWHANTMDELRNSKPTKIGIPCDEGQKHKGAVTSVFAVKLQAISRPACGHVFLAYGLLIKPSFNKVMVHSGTDINLNVSHDGILLPINQSQKPKKASDMRHRVTALDRANAEGALCPVPKVFDLVDRKFGAKPVEQKDKDFDSVSVCMEDQLRTLGILGNSDGSLSSILNSKMLKAIDLDSNTLYKKVKATTLSMEPNDAIILLKGLIDLWQSRHKSGTHVLPWIRCILVYHGDYVKSHEPKLLDALNKLTRSKGALMNGLFQLSGRLQLVSAQIDKATSYKNLVIQHNEKDGGSEDESIDEVLYDVDEDSHTSSENDE; encoded by the exons ATGCACAAAACTG CTCTCAGTAAAGGCACAATGGTTTCTTCCCACATCAGAGACATATTAACTGCGTTTAGTCCAACTCTAGACTTGTTTGCGTTAAGTCTTGGTGATGGTAGAATAAAG ATATGGGACACAGGAAAAGGTCAGGTGCAGACAGAATTTACAGATATTGCTTCGGCCGAATCTACTGGTATATTTGGAAAAGATGAACGAGGGCACCTTTCAATGGATTATACATGTATGAAGTGGTTGTCTTTGGACAGAAAG AAAAAAAGGAAGCTTGGAAGTTCTTTATTGGTCTTAGGAACTGGCAGTGGCGATGTACTGGCAGTGGATGTGTCTGCTGGTCAGGTGAAGTGGAGTATTAACAATTGTCATCCCGG GGGTGTTAATGACATCTCCTTTCCTGCTAATGCTTCAAGCATTTACACTGCTGGGGTGGATGGAATGGTTTGTGAAATTACGTCAATGTCAGGAGATTTGTTACGAAAGTTTAGTGCTATGTCAAGATCAATATCTTCTCTGTCTGTTTCCCAAG ATGGGAAAAGGGTAGCGACTGCTGCAGGTCAATTGAAGATTTTCAATAGTTCAGATCGCAAAAAACTTCAGAAGTTTTCTGGTCATCCG GGGCAAGTGAGATGTTTGATTTTCTCAGAGGATGGTAGATATGTGCTTTCCTCTGCTATGGGCGAACGATATGTCGCAATTTGGAGAATTGATGGTAGTAAAGAGAAATCAGCCTACTTGTTTCTTGCAATGGACCATCCCGCAGTTTTTCTGGATTGCAGGTGCTTCAATAGTGGAGAAGAAGATGATACAGTCCTCTCTGTTCTGGCTATAACAGAAATGGGTATATGCTATTTTTGGCACGCAAATACCATGGATGAATTACGCAATTCCAAACCCACCAAAATTGGCATACCTTGTGATGAGGGACAGAAACACAAGGGGGCAGTTACTTCTGTTTTTGCTGTGAAACTACAAGCCATTTCCAGGCCTGCATGTGGTCATGTGTTTCTTGCATATGGTTTACTAATTAAACCATCATTCAACAAAGTTATGGTGCATTCAGGGACTGATATCAATTTGAATGTTTCACATGATGGGATCCTTCTTCCCATCAATCAATCTCAGAAACCAAAGAAAGCATCAGACATGCGCCACCGAG TTACTGCTCTGGATCGAGCAAATGCTGAGGGCGCTTTATGTCCTGTGCCTAAGGTATTTGATTTGGTTGATAGGAAATTCGGAGCTAAACCTGTGGAACAAAAAG ATAAAGATTTCGACTCGGTGTCCGTTTGTATGGAAGACCAGCTGAGAACTTTGGGAATACTTGGCAACAGCGATGGTTCACTTAGCTCGATATTGAATTCCAAAATGTTGAAGGCCATTGATCTTGATTCTAACACACTGTATAAGAAG GTGAAGGCGACTACCTTGTCAATGGAACCAAATGATGCAATCATCCTTTTAAAGGGCTTGATAGATCTTTGGCAGTCAAG ACATAAGAGTGGGACTCATGTTCTTCCATGGATACGTTGTATATTGGTATATCATGGAGATTATGTTAAATCTCATGAACCAAAACTTCTTGATGCCTTGAACAAG CTCACCAGATCTAAAGGCGCCTTAATGAATGGGTTATTTCAGTTATCTGGTCGGCTGCAGCTTGTGTCTGCTCAG ATTGACAAGGCTACGAGTTACAAAAATCTTGTAATACAACACAATGAAAAAGATGGCGGAAGTGAAGATGAGAGTATTGATGAAGTGCTTTACGATGTAGATGAAGATTCTCATACGAGCAGTGAAAATGATGAGTAG
- the LOC142518413 gene encoding uncharacterized protein LOC142518413 isoform X1: protein MHKTGEAKTRRYTQILRATFPFIIRLFSEYSALSKGTMVSSHIRDILTAFSPTLDLFALSLGDGRIKIWDTGKGQVQTEFTDIASAESTGIFGKDERGHLSMDYTCMKWLSLDRKKKRKLGSSLLVLGTGSGDVLAVDVSAGQVKWSINNCHPGGVNDISFPANASSIYTAGVDGMVCEITSMSGDLLRKFSAMSRSISSLSVSQDGKRVATAAGQLKIFNSSDRKKLQKFSGHPGQVRCLIFSEDGRYVLSSAMGERYVAIWRIDGSKEKSAYLFLAMDHPAVFLDCRCFNSGEEDDTVLSVLAITEMGICYFWHANTMDELRNSKPTKIGIPCDEGQKHKGAVTSVFAVKLQAISRPACGHVFLAYGLLIKPSFNKVMVHSGTDINLNVSHDGILLPINQSQKPKKASDMRHRVTALDRANAEGALCPVPKVFDLVDRKFGAKPVEQKDKDFDSVSVCMEDQLRTLGILGNSDGSLSSILNSKMLKAIDLDSNTLYKKVKATTLSMEPNDAIILLKGLIDLWQSRHKSGTHVLPWIRCILVYHGDYVKSHEPKLLDALNKLTRSKGALMNGLFQLSGRLQLVSAQIDKATSYKNLVIQHNEKDGGSEDESIDEVLYDVDEDSHTSSENDE from the exons ATGCACAAAACTGGTGAAGCAAAGACACGGAGATACACACAAATTCTTAGGGCCACCTTTCCTTTTATCATTCGTTTGTTTTCCGAATATTCAGCTCTCAGTAAAGGCACAATGGTTTCTTCCCACATCAGAGACATATTAACTGCGTTTAGTCCAACTCTAGACTTGTTTGCGTTAAGTCTTGGTGATGGTAGAATAAAG ATATGGGACACAGGAAAAGGTCAGGTGCAGACAGAATTTACAGATATTGCTTCGGCCGAATCTACTGGTATATTTGGAAAAGATGAACGAGGGCACCTTTCAATGGATTATACATGTATGAAGTGGTTGTCTTTGGACAGAAAG AAAAAAAGGAAGCTTGGAAGTTCTTTATTGGTCTTAGGAACTGGCAGTGGCGATGTACTGGCAGTGGATGTGTCTGCTGGTCAGGTGAAGTGGAGTATTAACAATTGTCATCCCGG GGGTGTTAATGACATCTCCTTTCCTGCTAATGCTTCAAGCATTTACACTGCTGGGGTGGATGGAATGGTTTGTGAAATTACGTCAATGTCAGGAGATTTGTTACGAAAGTTTAGTGCTATGTCAAGATCAATATCTTCTCTGTCTGTTTCCCAAG ATGGGAAAAGGGTAGCGACTGCTGCAGGTCAATTGAAGATTTTCAATAGTTCAGATCGCAAAAAACTTCAGAAGTTTTCTGGTCATCCG GGGCAAGTGAGATGTTTGATTTTCTCAGAGGATGGTAGATATGTGCTTTCCTCTGCTATGGGCGAACGATATGTCGCAATTTGGAGAATTGATGGTAGTAAAGAGAAATCAGCCTACTTGTTTCTTGCAATGGACCATCCCGCAGTTTTTCTGGATTGCAGGTGCTTCAATAGTGGAGAAGAAGATGATACAGTCCTCTCTGTTCTGGCTATAACAGAAATGGGTATATGCTATTTTTGGCACGCAAATACCATGGATGAATTACGCAATTCCAAACCCACCAAAATTGGCATACCTTGTGATGAGGGACAGAAACACAAGGGGGCAGTTACTTCTGTTTTTGCTGTGAAACTACAAGCCATTTCCAGGCCTGCATGTGGTCATGTGTTTCTTGCATATGGTTTACTAATTAAACCATCATTCAACAAAGTTATGGTGCATTCAGGGACTGATATCAATTTGAATGTTTCACATGATGGGATCCTTCTTCCCATCAATCAATCTCAGAAACCAAAGAAAGCATCAGACATGCGCCACCGAG TTACTGCTCTGGATCGAGCAAATGCTGAGGGCGCTTTATGTCCTGTGCCTAAGGTATTTGATTTGGTTGATAGGAAATTCGGAGCTAAACCTGTGGAACAAAAAG ATAAAGATTTCGACTCGGTGTCCGTTTGTATGGAAGACCAGCTGAGAACTTTGGGAATACTTGGCAACAGCGATGGTTCACTTAGCTCGATATTGAATTCCAAAATGTTGAAGGCCATTGATCTTGATTCTAACACACTGTATAAGAAG GTGAAGGCGACTACCTTGTCAATGGAACCAAATGATGCAATCATCCTTTTAAAGGGCTTGATAGATCTTTGGCAGTCAAG ACATAAGAGTGGGACTCATGTTCTTCCATGGATACGTTGTATATTGGTATATCATGGAGATTATGTTAAATCTCATGAACCAAAACTTCTTGATGCCTTGAACAAG CTCACCAGATCTAAAGGCGCCTTAATGAATGGGTTATTTCAGTTATCTGGTCGGCTGCAGCTTGTGTCTGCTCAG ATTGACAAGGCTACGAGTTACAAAAATCTTGTAATACAACACAATGAAAAAGATGGCGGAAGTGAAGATGAGAGTATTGATGAAGTGCTTTACGATGTAGATGAAGATTCTCATACGAGCAGTGAAAATGATGAGTAG